One Gloeobacter morelensis MG652769 DNA window includes the following coding sequences:
- a CDS encoding LysR family transcriptional regulator, which yields MDSRQLQYFLALNHCGSFRLAAEQCGVSQPGLSKQIMALEGELGGPLFDRTGRRASLTPLGECFLPYARRAHKELEQARTAIGELLKPDRGEICIAGLHSVNAYLLPALLAIFRQKHPGTQLRLTSLGSERIIKVLLDRLVDVAILMGPVHSPELVSTPLYEEELVVLLPAHHPLARRPSVRLAEVAILPQVVFRDGYAMRTALVQHFRAIGATVDVAVELNTLEAFKEMVRQEVGVAILPLCAVQHLGTDLVIARLEEPSITRRVELVCRKDNYQVPVVAAFTRLVAEHLPTAFARWVHTGPEPWLREASYLAG from the coding sequence TTGGACTCAAGGCAGCTGCAGTACTTTTTGGCATTAAATCATTGTGGCAGTTTCAGGCTCGCCGCCGAGCAGTGCGGTGTGTCCCAGCCAGGTCTCAGCAAGCAGATCATGGCGCTTGAGGGCGAGCTTGGGGGACCGCTGTTCGACCGCACCGGTCGGCGGGCATCCCTCACGCCCTTGGGCGAGTGCTTTTTGCCCTATGCCCGCCGCGCCCACAAAGAACTCGAACAGGCCCGCACCGCCATCGGCGAATTGTTAAAGCCCGACCGAGGCGAAATCTGCATCGCCGGGCTGCACTCGGTCAACGCCTATTTGCTGCCGGCGCTGCTGGCGATTTTTCGGCAGAAGCACCCCGGTACGCAGCTGCGCCTCACCTCGCTGGGTTCTGAGCGCATTATCAAGGTGCTGCTCGACCGGCTGGTGGATGTGGCCATTTTGATGGGGCCGGTCCATTCGCCGGAACTGGTGAGCACGCCGCTCTACGAAGAAGAGCTGGTCGTGCTGCTCCCGGCGCACCACCCGCTCGCGCGCCGCCCGAGCGTGCGGCTTGCGGAGGTGGCAATTCTGCCGCAGGTGGTTTTTCGCGACGGGTACGCCATGCGCACCGCCCTGGTGCAGCACTTTCGCGCCATCGGCGCCACGGTCGATGTCGCTGTCGAACTGAATACCCTCGAAGCGTTTAAAGAAATGGTCCGCCAGGAGGTGGGGGTGGCGATCCTGCCGCTGTGCGCCGTGCAGCACCTGGGGACGGATCTGGTCATCGCCCGCCTCGAGGAGCCCTCGATCACCCGGCGCGTCGAACTGGTCTGCCGCAAGGACAACTACCAGGTGCCTGTGGTGGCGGCCTTTACGCGCCTGGTGGCCGAGCACCTGCCCACCGCCTTCGCCCGCTGGGTCCACACCGGCCCCGAACCCTGGCTGCGCGAAGCTTCGTACCTGGCGGGCTGA
- a CDS encoding CmpA/NrtA family ABC transporter substrate-binding protein — protein MPEDSTQFTLTRRGLLQAAGAATVGSLLTPGYVGAADAPETTKARLGFISLSDCAPLVIAKEKGLFDKYGMKDVEVAKQASWGVTRDNLELGAGGGGIDGAHILTPMVYLIANGNITKGSKKVPMFILARLNVNGQGISVANKYKPLKVGLDAAPMKAEALKAKANGDPITVAQTFPGGTHWAWLRYWLAAGGIDPETDVKMITVPPPQMVANMKTGVTDAFCVGEPWHQQLINQQIGYTAVTTGQIWNRHPEKSFALRADYVEKYPKATKALLMAVQEAQIWADKAENKDELAQIVSKRSWIGAPVSDIVARYKGIIDYGDGRPVERNSPHIMQFWKDFASYPYQSHDLWFLTEDIRWGVLSATTDTKKLVAAVNREDLWREAAKALGQPTPKGTSRGVEKFFDGVSFDPAKPEAYLKSVKLKKLA, from the coding sequence ATGCCCGAAGATTCCACCCAGTTCACGCTCACCCGCCGCGGCTTGCTCCAGGCAGCCGGGGCAGCCACGGTCGGTTCGCTGCTGACCCCCGGTTACGTAGGGGCGGCCGACGCCCCTGAGACTACCAAGGCCCGGCTTGGATTTATTTCGCTCAGCGACTGCGCGCCGCTGGTGATCGCCAAAGAAAAAGGTCTGTTCGACAAATACGGCATGAAGGACGTCGAGGTCGCCAAGCAGGCGTCGTGGGGGGTGACCCGCGACAACCTCGAACTGGGTGCCGGGGGCGGCGGTATCGACGGTGCCCATATCCTCACGCCGATGGTTTATCTGATTGCCAACGGCAACATCACCAAGGGCAGTAAGAAAGTGCCGATGTTCATCCTGGCGAGACTCAACGTCAACGGCCAGGGCATCTCGGTGGCCAACAAATATAAGCCCCTCAAGGTGGGCCTCGACGCCGCGCCGATGAAGGCAGAAGCGCTCAAGGCCAAAGCCAACGGCGATCCGATTACCGTCGCCCAGACTTTTCCGGGGGGTACCCACTGGGCGTGGCTGCGCTACTGGCTCGCCGCCGGCGGCATCGACCCGGAAACGGACGTCAAGATGATCACCGTGCCGCCTCCACAGATGGTGGCCAACATGAAGACCGGCGTCACCGACGCTTTTTGCGTGGGCGAGCCGTGGCACCAGCAGCTCATCAACCAGCAAATCGGCTATACGGCGGTGACCACCGGCCAAATCTGGAACCGCCACCCGGAAAAATCCTTTGCCCTGCGCGCCGACTACGTCGAGAAATATCCGAAAGCGACAAAAGCGCTGTTGATGGCGGTGCAGGAGGCCCAGATCTGGGCTGACAAGGCCGAGAACAAGGACGAACTGGCCCAAATCGTCAGCAAGCGCAGCTGGATAGGTGCCCCGGTCTCCGACATCGTGGCGCGCTACAAGGGCATCATCGACTACGGCGACGGTCGGCCGGTGGAGCGCAACAGCCCCCACATCATGCAGTTCTGGAAAGATTTTGCTTCTTACCCTTATCAGAGCCACGATCTGTGGTTTTTGACCGAGGACATCCGCTGGGGCGTCCTGAGCGCGACCACCGACACCAAAAAGCTGGTGGCGGCGGTCAACCGCGAGGATCTCTGGCGCGAGGCAGCCAAGGCCCTGGGCCAGCCGACTCCCAAGGGCACCTCCCGGGGTGTCGAAAAATTCTTCGACGGCGTCTCCTTCGACCCGGCCAAGCCGGAAGCATACCTCAAGAGCGTCAAGCTCAAGAAACTGGCCTGA
- a CDS encoding TldD/PmbA family protein, with amino-acid sequence MAFLDEGRAKKVVETVLKAASAKDVLVRLGERRNAVTRFANNAITQNTLDAGTELVVEVAFENRRGTARVSSLSEEAIRTAVGRAEDLARVARPDPEYLPPLPRQQYLAVDAYDPATANLTPVERAKRAALIAGAAGKASLRAAGTVESGERVSVVAASSGLFAYHLRTDAQIGCTLQGPDSSGWARDVASRMALLSPERIAQSAIEQARRGVNPVAVEPGRYTVILAPAAVGTLLLHLVEQMDARDTLDGVTFLSGKIGQKLVGSNITLRTDPTSTRLPTVPFDSEGLPQPQLSWIDRGVFQQMRWDRFTAQKNNRPPVPAPHSLAMEGEDKSLEDLIRSTERGLLVTHVWYVRDVKPDETTVTGLTRDGTFLIEKGQITQGVKVLRFNQSILEMLSKTLALSRPEAAADNELPPSLLPALKVAEFNFVSGSSF; translated from the coding sequence GTGGCTTTTCTCGATGAAGGGCGCGCCAAAAAGGTGGTCGAAACGGTCCTCAAGGCCGCGAGCGCCAAGGACGTGCTGGTGCGCCTCGGCGAGCGCCGCAATGCCGTCACCCGCTTTGCCAACAACGCCATCACCCAGAACACCCTGGATGCGGGCACCGAGTTGGTGGTGGAGGTGGCCTTCGAGAACCGCCGGGGCACCGCGCGGGTGAGCAGCCTGAGCGAAGAAGCGATCCGCACGGCGGTGGGCCGGGCCGAGGATCTGGCCCGGGTGGCCCGGCCCGACCCGGAATATCTGCCGCCTTTGCCCCGGCAGCAGTATCTGGCGGTGGATGCCTACGACCCGGCCACCGCAAACCTGACACCGGTCGAGCGCGCCAAACGCGCCGCCCTCATCGCGGGTGCCGCCGGCAAGGCGAGCCTGCGGGCGGCCGGAACGGTCGAAAGCGGCGAGCGCGTCTCGGTGGTGGCCGCTTCCAGCGGCCTGTTCGCCTACCACCTGCGCACCGATGCCCAGATCGGCTGCACGCTGCAGGGACCGGACAGTTCCGGCTGGGCGCGCGATGTCGCCTCGCGCATGGCGCTGTTGTCGCCGGAGCGGATCGCCCAGAGCGCCATCGAGCAGGCCCGCCGGGGCGTCAATCCCGTGGCCGTCGAGCCGGGTCGCTACACGGTCATCCTCGCCCCGGCGGCGGTGGGCACACTGTTGTTGCACCTGGTGGAGCAGATGGACGCCCGCGACACCCTGGACGGGGTGACGTTCCTGTCGGGCAAAATCGGCCAGAAACTGGTCGGCTCCAACATCACCCTGCGCACCGACCCCACTAGTACCCGTCTGCCGACGGTGCCCTTCGACAGCGAGGGGCTACCCCAGCCGCAACTGAGCTGGATCGACCGGGGCGTGTTCCAGCAGATGCGCTGGGACCGCTTTACCGCCCAGAAAAACAACCGGCCGCCGGTGCCTGCTCCCCACAGTCTCGCTATGGAAGGCGAGGACAAGAGCCTCGAAGATCTGATTCGCTCCACCGAGCGGGGATTGCTCGTCACCCACGTCTGGTACGTCCGCGACGTCAAGCCCGACGAAACCACGGTCACCGGCCTGACGCGCGACGGCACGTTTCTCATCGAAAAGGGCCAGATTACCCAGGGGGTGAAGGTGTTGCGCTTTAACCAGAGCATCCTCGAAATGCTCTCCAAAACCCTCGCTCTGAGCCGCCCCGAGGCGGCGGCCGACAACGAACTGCCCCCCAGCCTGCTGCCGGCCCTCAAAGTGGCCGAGTTCAATTTCGTCAGCGGCAGCAGCTTTTAG
- a CDS encoding ferredoxin--nitrite reductase codes for MGRSCRCCLEGAVANPIEKIKDEKPGLAVRAELIEFARLGWEAISKGDLERLKWVGWFFRKKTPGRWMVRLRVPGGILSSEQLRVVGGILAEFSDVKQLDITTRQNLEMRGLRIEDSVAIQERLEAVGLTTVQSGMDNVRNIVGSPVAGIDPDELIDVRPLVQQIQDLITEGGRGSFAFSNLPRKFNISITGDRENSAHAEINDIGFIPARRDGRIGFNVLVGGVLNSQRATPALSLDAFVLPEQVAPLCGAILRIYSDHGPREARTRARLIYLLEDWGISKFRAAVEDDLGFVLPPAAHEEFIDYDKRDHVGVWPQKQAGYCFVGLHVPIGRLWAHQALEAADLAEVYGRSEVRLTVEQSFLIPYVAEEKLEALLAEPLLAVFSPEPNPLLRGLVSCTGAQFCNLAIIETKERALKLTHVLASELDLPQPVRIHWSGCPNSCGQPQIGDIGLIGTRTKVAGQSVDAVDILMGGQVGREARFGEVVREGVPCDELPAVLKALLIEHFGAEERPVALAS; via the coding sequence GTGGGAAGGAGTTGCCGTTGTTGTCTGGAAGGTGCTGTGGCAAATCCGATCGAAAAAATCAAGGATGAAAAACCTGGTCTTGCCGTCAGGGCCGAGCTGATCGAATTTGCCCGTCTCGGGTGGGAGGCGATTTCCAAAGGCGATCTGGAGCGGCTGAAGTGGGTCGGCTGGTTCTTCCGCAAGAAGACGCCGGGCCGCTGGATGGTGCGTCTGCGCGTGCCGGGGGGGATCTTGAGTAGCGAGCAGTTGCGGGTGGTCGGGGGGATTCTTGCCGAATTCTCGGACGTCAAGCAACTGGATATCACCACCCGCCAGAATCTCGAAATGCGTGGCTTGCGCATCGAGGACAGCGTAGCTATCCAGGAGCGCCTTGAGGCGGTGGGGTTGACTACGGTGCAATCGGGCATGGACAACGTGCGCAACATCGTGGGCTCGCCGGTGGCAGGCATCGATCCTGACGAACTGATCGATGTGCGCCCGCTGGTGCAGCAGATCCAAGATCTGATCACCGAGGGCGGCCGGGGCAGTTTTGCCTTCAGCAACCTGCCGCGCAAGTTCAATATTTCGATTACCGGCGACCGCGAGAACTCGGCCCACGCCGAAATTAACGATATCGGTTTTATCCCGGCGCGCCGCGACGGCCGCATCGGCTTCAACGTGCTGGTGGGCGGGGTACTCAATTCCCAGCGCGCCACCCCGGCGCTCTCGCTCGACGCGTTTGTGCTTCCTGAGCAGGTGGCGCCGCTGTGCGGGGCCATCTTGCGCATCTACAGCGACCACGGCCCGCGCGAGGCACGCACCCGCGCCCGGCTTATCTACTTGCTCGAAGACTGGGGGATCTCAAAATTTCGGGCCGCCGTCGAAGACGACCTGGGCTTTGTGCTCCCGCCTGCCGCCCACGAAGAATTTATCGACTACGACAAGCGCGACCACGTCGGTGTCTGGCCCCAGAAACAGGCGGGCTACTGCTTTGTGGGTCTGCATGTGCCCATCGGCCGGCTGTGGGCGCACCAGGCGCTCGAAGCGGCTGACCTCGCCGAGGTCTACGGCCGGAGCGAAGTGCGCCTTACCGTCGAGCAGAGCTTTTTGATTCCCTACGTCGCCGAGGAGAAGCTGGAGGCCCTGCTGGCCGAGCCCCTGCTGGCGGTCTTTTCTCCCGAACCGAATCCGCTGCTGCGCGGTCTGGTCTCCTGCACAGGAGCGCAGTTTTGCAACCTGGCCATCATCGAGACCAAGGAGCGCGCCCTGAAGCTCACCCACGTCCTTGCCAGCGAGCTGGATTTGCCCCAACCCGTGCGCATCCACTGGTCCGGCTGCCCCAACTCCTGCGGCCAGCCGCAAATCGGCGACATCGGCCTCATCGGCACCCGCACCAAAGTGGCCGGCCAGAGCGTCGATGCGGTGGATATTCTGATGGGCGGTCAGGTGGGGCGGGAGGCCCGTTTCGGCGAAGTGGTGCGCGAAGGCGTACCGTGCGACGAATTGCCCGCCGTGCTCAAGGCGCTACTTATCGAACACTTTGGTGCCGAGGAGCGGCCAGTGGCTCTGGCCAGTTGA
- a CDS encoding TldD/PmbA family protein, translated as MLPRRRLLRLLAASPVLLVPGRGTLAQPVPADGRLAAELCAQAIKAARQAGASYADIRLIRQRRQVLEARNDRMAQLSDEETHGFGIRCLAKGAWGFASSAAVTPASARQTARQAVEIAKASALSQQTPVKLALEPAHRGQFRSPRTVESFAVPVDKKVDLLLACTEKMRKVPEVKVATGFMLLVGTDKYFASSEGALLHIESLITNAGLAAFAAGGGEQQSRFYEIHPLQAGWEHIEAGELLAHAERVAGEAKQKLTATEAPRGTFDLILDGENLHLTIHESVGHATELDRALGYEADYAGTTFATPDQLGRLQYGSRQVNLVADNTLPGGLASLGYDDEGVAAQRWDIVREGRLVGYSTNREVAPQVGFRRSHGCCRCESWEFMPIVRIANVGLAPGAGSPEDLIADTKDGIYIESTGTYSIDQKRLNFQFGGDLFYRIRGGKKAEMLKDVVYRGTTPTFWGACDAVCGPEHWRPWGLLNCGKGQPGQAGQMTHGAAPARFRQIEVGSGRQV; from the coding sequence TTGTTGCCTCGTCGCCGATTGCTCCGGCTTTTGGCCGCTTCGCCCGTCCTGCTGGTGCCGGGGCGTGGGACGCTAGCCCAGCCGGTACCCGCCGACGGCCGCCTCGCGGCCGAGCTGTGCGCGCAAGCGATCAAAGCGGCCCGGCAGGCGGGGGCAAGTTACGCCGACATTCGCCTCATCCGGCAGCGCCGGCAGGTGCTGGAGGCACGCAACGACCGGATGGCGCAACTGAGCGACGAGGAAACCCACGGGTTTGGGATCCGCTGCCTGGCGAAGGGGGCCTGGGGATTTGCCAGTTCCGCCGCCGTCACCCCCGCGAGCGCGCGCCAGACCGCCCGTCAGGCGGTGGAGATTGCCAAAGCGAGCGCCCTTTCTCAGCAGACACCCGTCAAGCTTGCTCTTGAACCCGCCCACCGCGGCCAGTTCCGCTCGCCGCGCACCGTGGAGAGCTTCGCAGTACCGGTGGATAAAAAAGTGGACTTGCTGCTTGCCTGCACAGAGAAGATGCGCAAGGTACCCGAGGTGAAGGTGGCGACCGGGTTTATGTTGTTGGTTGGCACCGACAAGTACTTTGCGTCGAGCGAAGGGGCGCTGTTGCACATCGAAAGCTTGATCACCAACGCTGGGCTTGCGGCCTTTGCGGCCGGCGGCGGCGAGCAGCAGTCGCGCTTTTATGAAATCCATCCGCTGCAGGCGGGCTGGGAGCATATCGAGGCGGGGGAGTTGCTCGCCCACGCCGAGCGGGTCGCCGGTGAAGCCAAGCAAAAACTCACCGCCACCGAGGCGCCGCGGGGCACATTCGACTTGATTCTAGATGGCGAAAATCTGCACCTCACCATCCACGAGAGCGTCGGCCACGCCACCGAACTGGACCGCGCCCTGGGCTACGAGGCCGACTACGCCGGCACCACTTTTGCTACCCCCGACCAGCTCGGCCGCCTGCAGTACGGCTCGCGCCAGGTCAACCTGGTGGCCGACAACACCCTGCCGGGGGGGCTCGCCTCGCTGGGCTACGACGACGAAGGCGTGGCGGCCCAGCGGTGGGACATCGTGCGCGAGGGGCGGCTGGTGGGCTACTCCACCAACCGGGAGGTGGCTCCCCAGGTGGGTTTTCGGCGCTCCCACGGCTGCTGCCGGTGCGAGAGCTGGGAATTTATGCCGATTGTGCGCATCGCCAACGTCGGCCTGGCCCCGGGGGCAGGATCGCCCGAGGACTTGATCGCCGACACCAAAGACGGCATCTACATCGAGAGCACCGGCACCTACTCGATCGACCAAAAGCGGCTCAATTTTCAATTTGGCGGCGATCTTTTCTACCGCATCCGGGGCGGCAAAAAAGCGGAGATGCTCAAAGACGTCGTCTACCGGGGTACCACCCCCACATTTTGGGGGGCGTGCGACGCGGTGTGCGGTCCTGAGCACTGGCGGCCCTGGGGGCTGCTCAACTGCGGCAAAGGCCAGCCGGGCCAGGCGGGGCAGATGACCCATGGAGCCGCCCCGGCCCGCTTCCGGCAGATCGAAGTCGGTTCCGGTCGGCAGGTTTAG
- the ntrB gene encoding nitrate ABC transporter permease: protein MTTTNETAIAPARGEAAGTSPQMKALLERSSTVVLPLIAVAVFLGLWQALSAGGLTGTLPGPLQVVQDVQPLIIGFFNNSENDVGIAWQLAASLQRVAIGYTLAAVVGVSVGILMGSMRPFQLALDPIFQVLRTIPPLAWLPIALAALSQANPSAIFVIFITAVWPIIINTAVGVRSTPQDYRNVASVLKLSKFTYFFQILLPSAASYIFTGLRIAVGLAWLAIVAAEMLTGGVGIGFFIWDSYNSSRMADIILAVLCVGLVGFVLDRMIYYAGRLLVASE, encoded by the coding sequence ATGACGACGACAAACGAGACGGCCATCGCCCCGGCGCGGGGCGAAGCAGCCGGAACCAGTCCCCAGATGAAAGCTTTGCTGGAGCGCAGCAGCACCGTAGTACTGCCGCTCATCGCGGTGGCGGTATTTTTGGGCCTCTGGCAGGCCCTCAGCGCCGGAGGGCTCACCGGCACGCTGCCGGGGCCGCTGCAGGTGGTCCAGGACGTGCAGCCGCTGATTATAGGCTTTTTTAACAACAGCGAGAACGACGTCGGTATTGCCTGGCAACTGGCTGCCTCGTTGCAGCGCGTGGCGATTGGCTACACCCTCGCCGCGGTGGTCGGTGTCTCAGTGGGCATTTTGATGGGCTCGATGCGGCCCTTCCAGCTGGCCCTCGACCCGATCTTTCAGGTGTTGCGCACGATCCCGCCCCTGGCGTGGCTGCCGATTGCCCTGGCGGCCCTCAGCCAGGCGAACCCGAGCGCGATTTTCGTCATCTTCATCACCGCCGTCTGGCCGATTATCATCAACACCGCCGTCGGCGTGCGCTCGACCCCCCAGGACTACCGCAACGTCGCGAGCGTCCTGAAGCTTTCCAAATTCACTTACTTCTTTCAGATCCTGCTACCTTCGGCGGCTTCCTATATCTTCACGGGCCTGCGCATCGCCGTCGGTCTCGCCTGGCTGGCGATCGTCGCCGCCGAGATGCTCACCGGCGGCGTCGGCATCGGCTTTTTTATCTGGGATTCTTATAACAGCTCGCGCATGGCCGACATCATCCTGGCGGTGCTGTGCGTCGGGCTGGTGGGCTTTGTCCTGGATCGGATGATCTACTACGCCGGCCGTCTGCTGGTCGCTTCGGAGTAA
- a CDS encoding Uma2 family endonuclease has protein sequence MVANAKRRGLTPQEYFEWEALQEYKHEYVDGEVFEVTGGTIPHAAIIVNLAFSLKLHLRGGPCRVFSSDAKVGISEQGPFLYPDVVVTCDERDRNAVRAIYFPSLVIEVLSPTTEAYDRGTKFRRYRRIETLSEYVLVDAERPGVDCFRRNPAGIWELHPYSEEDHEIYFASLDLRVSMAQVYEEVRFES, from the coding sequence ATGGTCGCCAATGCGAAGCGGAGAGGCTTAACCCCGCAGGAGTACTTCGAGTGGGAAGCGCTCCAGGAGTACAAGCACGAGTACGTCGACGGCGAGGTGTTCGAGGTGACTGGCGGAACGATTCCCCACGCGGCCATCATCGTCAACCTGGCCTTCTCGTTGAAACTGCACCTGAGGGGTGGACCCTGCCGCGTATTTAGTTCAGATGCCAAAGTGGGCATCTCGGAGCAGGGACCGTTTTTGTATCCCGATGTCGTCGTCACCTGCGACGAGCGCGACAGGAACGCCGTGCGGGCTATTTACTTCCCGTCGCTGGTGATCGAAGTACTCTCACCGACCACCGAAGCCTACGACCGGGGCACCAAATTTCGCCGCTACCGGCGCATCGAGACACTGAGTGAATACGTCCTGGTGGATGCCGAGCGACCGGGTGTCGATTGCTTCAGGCGCAATCCTGCAGGTATTTGGGAACTGCACCCCTACAGCGAAGAAGACCACGAAATCTACTTCGCCAGCCTGGATCTGCGGGTCTCGATGGCCCAGGTCTACGAAGAGGTCCGCTTCGAAAGCTGA
- a CDS encoding VOC family protein, which yields MKNPASYFEIPVVDLDRAMQFYSAVFGYRFEREQIHGNEMALLPIYEGQEGISGALAQGEIYVPSKNGSLIYLNSSDINATLNKVKSNGGDVLLPMTPVGELGFVAEFEDSEGNRIALFQNHE from the coding sequence ATGAAGAACCCCGCGTCCTATTTTGAAATACCCGTGGTTGACCTTGATCGTGCCATGCAATTTTATTCTGCTGTTTTCGGTTATCGCTTTGAAAGAGAGCAGATACACGGCAATGAGATGGCCCTTTTGCCAATCTATGAAGGCCAAGAGGGAATCAGCGGCGCTCTTGCTCAAGGTGAGATCTATGTACCCTCAAAAAATGGCTCTTTAATTTACCTGAACTCCTCAGATATCAACGCAACTTTAAACAAAGTGAAGTCAAACGGCGGAGATGTACTGTTACCGATGACGCCTGTTGGGGAACTTGGTTTTGTTGCTGAATTTGAAGATAGCGAAGGCAATAGAATTGCCCTTTTTCAAAACCATGAGTGA
- a CDS encoding DUF29 domain-containing protein, producing the protein MSSLYNSDFYAWSLKQAELLRERQWDLLDIENIAEEIESLARSDRRELRNRLGVLTAHLLKWEYQPEKRSRSWEMTLVEQRLQIQNLLEDSPSLGVLFDALLQQGYRYALLQAERETCLPRETFPTQCPYTPGEVLDSRFYPG; encoded by the coding sequence ATGAGCTCCCTTTACAACTCCGATTTTTACGCCTGGAGCCTCAAGCAGGCCGAGTTGCTGCGCGAGCGCCAATGGGACTTGCTCGACATCGAAAACATCGCCGAGGAGATAGAAAGCTTGGCCCGCTCCGATCGCCGCGAGCTGCGCAACCGCCTGGGCGTTTTGACAGCCCATTTGCTCAAGTGGGAGTACCAGCCCGAAAAGCGCTCGCGCAGCTGGGAGATGACGCTCGTAGAGCAACGCCTGCAAATCCAGAATCTCCTGGAAGACAGCCCCAGCCTCGGTGTTCTCTTCGACGCATTGCTGCAGCAGGGTTACCGCTATGCCCTGTTGCAAGCCGAGCGGGAAACGTGTCTGCCGCGCGAGACATTTCCGACCCAATGCCCCTACACCCCTGGCGAAGTGCTTGATTCGAGGTTTTATCCCGGCTAG
- a CDS encoding Uma2 family endonuclease — MTTDRPPRRSLPTMYDLPSEEVGQPGLPDEYHLRQAQLLTETFRPATHPAERIFTACDVNLYYDPLHTGYYKRPDWYAVVDVPSLYLGQDMRRSYVLWDEQVRPLVIVELLSPGTEDEDLGLRPRRPGEPPTKWEAYAQYVRVPYYVVFDGATCELRVFRPREGTFAPRRIKDERVWVREVQLSLGIWRGEYFGCRRAWLRWRDGEGNWVLTPAEQERARAEQEKARAEQEKARADLAERRAAAMAERLRVLGVDPDEL; from the coding sequence ATGACCACCGACCGGCCACCGCGGCGCTCCCTTCCCACGATGTACGATCTTCCCAGCGAAGAGGTGGGCCAGCCCGGATTGCCCGACGAATACCATCTGCGCCAGGCGCAACTTTTGACCGAGACCTTTCGGCCTGCGACCCACCCGGCTGAGCGGATCTTCACCGCCTGCGACGTCAATCTGTACTACGATCCGCTTCACACCGGCTACTACAAGCGTCCCGACTGGTACGCGGTGGTGGATGTGCCGTCGCTGTACCTGGGTCAGGATATGCGCAGAAGCTACGTGCTCTGGGACGAGCAGGTGCGTCCGCTGGTGATTGTCGAATTGCTCTCGCCCGGCACCGAGGATGAAGATCTGGGCCTCCGGCCGCGCAGGCCCGGGGAGCCTCCTACCAAGTGGGAAGCCTACGCGCAGTACGTGCGGGTGCCCTACTACGTAGTCTTCGACGGGGCGACCTGTGAATTGCGGGTGTTCCGCCCGCGCGAAGGCACCTTCGCACCTCGGCGTATCAAAGACGAGCGTGTGTGGGTGCGCGAGGTGCAGTTGTCCCTGGGCATCTGGCGCGGCGAATACTTCGGCTGCCGCCGGGCGTGGCTGCGCTGGCGCGACGGCGAAGGCAACTGGGTTCTCACCCCAGCCGAGCAAGAACGAGCACGGGCCGAGCAAGAAAAAGCGCGCGCTGAACAAGAAAAAGCGAGGGCCGACCTGGCCGAGCGGCGGGCAGCGGCGATGGCCGAGCGGTTGCGGGTGTTGGGTGTCGATCCCGACGAACTGTAA